In Prosthecochloris sp. GSB1, the following proteins share a genomic window:
- a CDS encoding putative LPS assembly protein LptD, with translation MSHSGHTISRVLVAAGLLVALAFYPSLFSFAQSVQPPDTTGAAGGPDSSLAPRGGGPDTTVVYAARDSLVYDIDGRNMELWGDASIAYEDMKIDAPKIVVDYSTSLFDAFAAEDSSGQLSERPVFTDSEGAFEADHMTYNYSTRKGRTINVSSEIEEGYYSGVNVKRLETGELYIRDGIYTTCPKEDPDFWFYGKNMKIIPGDKVVARPLIMYIRPKPFSTRFPAIPLIPLPFMTFPIKSERSSGFLIPSFSNDDRGLYLSNFGYFWALSDYMDLRLESDLAFNGSWRLGERFRYKNRYLFDGYLEGEYERFMSAHPDDPDYVDYSNWNWKLVHHHRFDPTAKLDLNLYYQGGRRYYDVNSINPESIINEQANSYASFSKTYDEGSRSITASYQRTQDLGDDDLTETIGVSYYQGRVYPFRDNAFSLNDWRSRFSVTPRASASAEYSTISDLDYSDYTGNASVQFAYQQDFAKGFKANFSQKIKVEGKLDYNPVLDDRWGARVELPFSVNSTLFRYFNVNANLDFNNYYLDSSVEQYYDGTEVVTVKQDDVSHYSTWSVGLEAETRLYGSAYTGFLEDLVGIKAMRHTLIPTVSYTYNPDFRSDDYDYYGTYINALTEPVRYNRFQNAVYSNVPGEQSTVGLNLKNLLHAKIAPDDPASGDRVVQLLSFNAETSYNFAADSLRLSPLVLTASSNALAPNLMFSAGATYDFYDYDEDTGDRIARFYSESGNGPLRFVNGFLNLSFNLQGKFGDGGGPAARETDADGGDDEERFVQKAIYEERYDHDFYRESFRRLPWQLRMSLYLNSNRYDPTEPAETTALLNSSARVSLSPVWQLGLNTGYDIENGELIYPQVNLYGDYGCWDMSFQWVPAGEYKSYFFQIGIKAPHLKDIRFRQSGSYGG, from the coding sequence GTGTCGCATTCGGGACATACCATATCGAGGGTGCTTGTCGCAGCGGGGTTGCTTGTCGCGCTTGCATTTTACCCTTCGCTTTTCTCCTTCGCCCAGTCGGTGCAGCCCCCGGACACGACCGGTGCCGCAGGCGGGCCGGACAGCTCCCTCGCGCCTCGGGGCGGCGGACCCGACACGACAGTCGTCTATGCCGCGAGGGATTCCCTTGTTTACGATATAGATGGACGCAACATGGAGCTATGGGGCGATGCCTCCATAGCCTACGAGGACATGAAAATTGACGCGCCGAAGATCGTCGTCGATTATAGCACGTCCCTGTTCGACGCTTTCGCAGCCGAGGACTCGTCGGGCCAGCTCTCCGAACGTCCGGTGTTCACCGACAGCGAGGGCGCGTTCGAGGCGGACCACATGACCTACAACTATTCCACCAGAAAGGGCCGAACCATCAACGTGTCGTCCGAGATCGAGGAAGGTTACTACTCCGGGGTGAACGTCAAAAGGCTGGAGACGGGCGAACTCTATATCCGCGACGGCATCTACACCACCTGCCCGAAAGAAGATCCCGATTTCTGGTTCTACGGCAAGAACATGAAGATCATACCCGGCGACAAGGTCGTCGCCCGTCCGCTCATCATGTATATCAGGCCGAAGCCTTTCTCGACCCGTTTTCCAGCGATACCGCTGATACCGCTGCCCTTCATGACCTTTCCAATAAAGAGCGAGCGATCCTCGGGATTTCTCATTCCGAGCTTCAGCAACGACGATCGGGGGCTGTACCTGTCCAACTTTGGCTATTTCTGGGCGTTGAGCGATTACATGGATCTGCGTCTCGAAAGTGACCTGGCGTTCAACGGAAGCTGGCGTCTCGGCGAACGGTTCCGCTACAAGAACCGCTATCTGTTCGACGGCTATCTCGAAGGAGAGTACGAGCGGTTCATGAGCGCGCATCCTGACGATCCGGACTATGTGGATTACAGCAACTGGAACTGGAAGCTCGTGCACCATCACCGTTTCGACCCCACGGCAAAGCTCGATCTCAACCTTTACTACCAGGGCGGCCGGCGTTATTACGACGTCAATTCGATCAACCCCGAATCGATCATCAACGAGCAGGCAAACTCGTATGCGTCGTTTTCGAAAACCTATGACGAGGGAAGCCGCAGCATCACTGCGAGCTACCAGAGGACCCAGGACCTCGGCGACGACGACCTGACGGAAACGATAGGCGTATCCTACTATCAGGGCCGAGTCTATCCTTTCCGGGACAACGCCTTTTCGCTGAACGACTGGCGTTCGAGATTCTCTGTCACTCCCAGGGCGTCGGCCTCGGCCGAATACTCGACGATCAGTGATCTCGATTATTCCGACTACACCGGAAACGCGAGCGTGCAGTTCGCCTACCAGCAGGATTTTGCCAAAGGTTTCAAGGCAAATTTTTCCCAGAAGATCAAGGTCGAGGGAAAGCTGGACTACAACCCTGTTCTGGATGATCGCTGGGGAGCCAGGGTTGAACTGCCCTTCAGCGTGAATTCTACACTGTTCCGCTATTTCAACGTTAATGCGAACCTCGATTTCAATAATTATTACCTCGACAGCTCGGTCGAGCAGTACTACGACGGCACGGAGGTCGTTACGGTCAAACAGGACGATGTGTCGCATTATTCGACCTGGTCGGTGGGGCTGGAAGCCGAGACCCGCCTCTACGGCTCAGCATATACCGGTTTTCTCGAAGACCTCGTGGGCATCAAGGCCATGCGCCACACTCTGATACCGACGGTCAGTTATACCTACAACCCGGATTTCCGGAGCGATGACTACGACTATTATGGAACCTACATCAACGCGCTCACCGAACCGGTTCGTTACAACCGTTTTCAGAATGCGGTCTACAGCAATGTGCCGGGCGAGCAAAGCACGGTCGGATTGAACCTCAAAAACCTCCTGCATGCCAAGATCGCTCCCGACGATCCGGCTTCGGGAGACAGGGTCGTTCAGTTGCTTTCGTTCAACGCGGAGACCAGCTACAATTTCGCGGCGGATTCGCTGCGCCTCTCACCCCTCGTGCTCACGGCATCGAGTAACGCGCTCGCGCCCAACCTGATGTTCAGCGCGGGGGCGACTTATGATTTCTACGACTATGACGAGGACACGGGAGACAGGATCGCGCGGTTCTACAGTGAAAGTGGCAACGGTCCGCTGCGTTTCGTGAACGGGTTTCTCAACCTCAGCTTCAACCTGCAGGGCAAGTTCGGCGACGGGGGCGGGCCGGCGGCCAGGGAAACGGATGCGGACGGAGGAGACGACGAGGAGCGTTTCGTGCAGAAAGCCATCTACGAGGAGCGCTACGATCACGATTTCTACCGCGAGAGTTTTCGCAGGCTCCCCTGGCAGTTGCGCATGTCGCTCTATCTCAATTCGAACCGTTACGATCCCACCGAACCGGCAGAAACCACGGCTCTTTTGAACTCGTCCGCGCGAGTATCACTCAGTCCTGTCTGGCAGCTCGGACTGAATACCGGATATGATATCGAAAACGGTGAGCTGATCTATCCCCAGGTGAACCTCTACGGGGATTACGGATGCTGGGACATGAGCTTCCAGTGGGTTCCGGCGGGCGAGTACAAAAGCTATTTCTTCCAGATCGGCATCAAGGCTCCTCACCTCAAGGATATCCGGTTCCGCCAGTCTGGAAGTTACGGAGGCTGA
- a CDS encoding NfeD family protein — translation MLTPELIWFICGVALALLEFAVPGVILIFFGLGAWITAFTTYLGLTSSAASQILVFAGSSAILLFVLRRYIRSRFSGFVSQRQAPERNLDEFTGKTVVVLEDITPVKPGKVEFKGAPWLAESDDSLEKGERGYIERIDGLTLKIKKQGG, via the coding sequence ATGTTGACACCCGAGTTAATATGGTTCATATGCGGTGTGGCGCTGGCTTTGCTGGAATTCGCCGTGCCGGGAGTGATACTTATCTTTTTTGGGCTGGGAGCATGGATAACCGCTTTTACGACCTACTTGGGGTTGACCAGCAGTGCCGCTTCCCAGATCCTGGTTTTTGCCGGATCCTCAGCTATCCTCCTGTTTGTCCTGAGGCGCTATATTCGATCCCGATTTTCAGGATTTGTGAGCCAACGGCAGGCGCCTGAACGAAATCTGGATGAATTTACTGGGAAAACTGTCGTTGTCCTTGAAGACATCACTCCTGTGAAGCCCGGGAAAGTCGAGTTTAAAGGCGCGCCATGGCTTGCGGAATCGGATGACTCTCTTGAAAAGGGTGAGCGCGGTTATATCGAAAGAATAGACGGATTGACGCTTAAAATCAAAAAACAAGGAGGGTAA
- a CDS encoding alpha/beta fold hydrolase has product MNDLSSDLFYNWEYENGKTSRIRYRTFGDASSKKTPLLFIHGYGGMLEHWDLNIQAVGNDRPKFAMDLIGFGGSEKPNVRYCLELFAKQIESFLKHMALDRIIIVGHSMGGASGLFFAHTNPGAVEGLILANPSGLFGDTMDPMAKAFFGLIASPVIGEFMFAAFANPIGVSQSLLPTYYNQKKVDFRLIRQFTLPLQDKGAVWSYLSPSRRPDDFSLECLPKPCNYTEKAFLVWGAQDSALPAHKIIPEFQEILPQAGAFIVPDAAHCIHHDAHEAFNARLAYILDEEFGA; this is encoded by the coding sequence ATGAACGACCTGTCAAGCGATCTGTTTTACAACTGGGAGTACGAAAACGGCAAGACATCCCGGATACGCTACCGGACATTCGGCGACGCGTCATCGAAAAAAACGCCGCTGCTGTTCATCCACGGTTACGGCGGGATGCTCGAACACTGGGACCTGAACATTCAGGCTGTCGGCAACGATCGCCCTAAATTCGCAATGGATCTCATCGGATTCGGCGGATCGGAAAAACCCAACGTCCGTTACTGCCTCGAACTCTTCGCAAAGCAGATCGAGTCCTTTCTCAAGCACATGGCGCTGGACAGGATCATCATCGTCGGTCACTCGATGGGCGGAGCTTCAGGGCTCTTCTTCGCACATACCAACCCCGGCGCAGTGGAAGGCCTGATCCTGGCAAACCCCTCCGGCCTGTTCGGAGATACCATGGACCCCATGGCCAAGGCGTTTTTCGGCCTCATAGCCTCGCCAGTCATCGGGGAGTTCATGTTCGCGGCCTTCGCCAATCCCATCGGCGTCAGCCAGAGCCTTCTGCCGACCTATTACAACCAGAAAAAGGTAGATTTCAGGCTGATCAGGCAATTCACCCTGCCTCTGCAGGACAAGGGCGCGGTCTGGTCCTACCTTTCACCCTCGCGCAGGCCCGACGACTTCTCGCTCGAATGTCTTCCGAAACCCTGCAACTACACCGAAAAGGCGTTTCTCGTCTGGGGCGCGCAAGACTCGGCCCTCCCCGCGCACAAAATCATTCCCGAGTTCCAGGAAATCCTCCCGCAGGCAGGCGCGTTTATCGTGCCCGATGCTGCCCACTGCATTCATCACGACGCCCACGAGGCGTTCAACGCCCGGCTGGCCTATATTCTTGACGAGGAATTCGGGGCATAG
- the trpB gene encoding tryptophan synthase subunit beta has product MERPAYTAPDPSGHFGHFGGKYIPETLVRNAADLEKEYLQAKEDPEFQREYAELLRHYVGRPTPLYLATNLSDRVGGARIYLKREDLCHTGAHKINNAIGQALLARKMGKKRIIAETGAGQHGVATATVCALFNLDCIVYMGAEDMRRQAPNVARMKLLGAEIRAVESGTKTLKDATSEAIRDWINNPEETFYILGSVVGMHPYPMMVRDFQSIIGRETKQQVIEQAGRLPDVIAACVGGGSNAIGMFYEFIDQAREVEMVGVEAAGEGLEGRHAASLTKGKTGVLHGSMMKILQDDYGQIEEAHSISAGLDYPGVGPEHCYLQEMGLVSYTSATDTEALDALKLLASTEGIICALESAHAVHYATVRAAGMKKDEILVVNLSGRGDKDMETIMKNIEM; this is encoded by the coding sequence ATGGAAAGACCAGCATACACCGCACCCGACCCGTCAGGACATTTCGGGCATTTCGGAGGAAAGTACATTCCCGAAACCCTCGTCAGAAACGCAGCCGACCTCGAGAAGGAGTACCTGCAGGCGAAAGAAGACCCCGAATTCCAGCGCGAATACGCCGAACTGCTCCGCCACTATGTCGGCCGTCCGACCCCGCTCTACCTCGCGACGAACCTGAGCGACCGTGTCGGCGGCGCACGCATCTATCTGAAACGGGAAGACCTCTGCCACACCGGCGCACACAAGATCAACAACGCCATCGGACAGGCGCTGCTCGCCAGAAAGATGGGCAAGAAACGCATTATCGCGGAAACGGGCGCGGGCCAGCACGGAGTCGCCACGGCGACCGTCTGCGCGCTCTTCAACCTCGACTGCATCGTCTACATGGGGGCCGAGGACATGCGGCGCCAGGCCCCGAACGTCGCGAGAATGAAGCTGCTCGGCGCGGAAATCAGGGCGGTCGAAAGCGGAACGAAAACCCTCAAGGACGCCACGAGCGAGGCGATCCGCGACTGGATCAACAATCCCGAGGAGACGTTCTACATCCTCGGCTCGGTCGTCGGCATGCACCCCTACCCCATGATGGTCCGCGATTTTCAGTCGATCATCGGGCGCGAGACGAAACAGCAGGTCATCGAACAGGCCGGGCGCCTTCCCGATGTCATCGCGGCCTGCGTCGGCGGAGGCAGCAACGCCATCGGCATGTTCTACGAGTTCATCGACCAAGCCCGAGAGGTCGAGATGGTAGGGGTGGAAGCCGCCGGCGAGGGGCTCGAAGGCCGGCACGCGGCATCGCTCACAAAAGGTAAAACCGGCGTACTGCACGGCTCGATGATGAAAATCCTGCAGGACGACTACGGCCAGATCGAGGAGGCGCACTCCATTTCGGCAGGCCTCGACTACCCCGGCGTCGGTCCCGAACACTGCTACCTCCAGGAAATGGGACTCGTCAGCTACACCTCGGCGACAGATACCGAGGCCCTCGATGCCCTGAAGCTGCTCGCCTCGACAGAGGGCATCATCTGCGCCCTCGAATCGGCGCACGCCGTCCACTACGCGACCGTGCGCGCCGCAGGGATGAAGAAGGACGAAATCCTCGTCGTGAACCTCTCAGGCAGGGGGGACAAGGATATGGAGACGATCATGAAAAATATAGAAATGTGA
- a CDS encoding hybrid sensor histidine kinase/response regulator: MISFKEFNEKIRRKILYIHENAEPNIPVMGLFGLVGFPLFHIVWAYIFPQKFESLELRLLIAVLSIPWFLHDHLPQRLKPLFPLYLLLSIWVMIPFFFCFMLLKNEWSIVWTMSTIAGLFLMILLLNDWRLITLLTISAYLTASLSVWLIDGHIGFAHFQLEYIPIIAFGIVGSIIFSHRTQIANQTKISLLHSLGGSIAHEMRNPLNTIVNAMGSLQSILPDKPRTKNVEQQYTLSRSGLISLHNVLEENTETVLRANKIIDSILLSMQGRSVDPASFKKNSVKNSIFNAVSSFSYSSQDDRQLILVNSENDFDFFGDKDLFIYVLFNLLKNALYYKDKPGFRIVISTGKRKTGNTVTVRDTGPGIAAKNIERIFDSFFTSGKKEGVGLGLAFCKRVINSFGGEITCRSKEHEWTEFTIKLPRYDSPESEQLKRQVLQTKNILVVDDNQANRLIASKYLAEWNCRITQAENGAQAISLLSKKKFDLVLMDVEMPVMKGDEATRRIRSGALQSSFNSRDIPIVGISALPEHEIRRKTLGAGMNGFIPKPISKNALQRIVEQYFFTEQTPAALYSTETALEGTSILVVDDNLTSRKYLGAILERMGANVSQAENGQEAIACLERKDYDVVLLDMEMPVLNGLETARKIRDGSCFARFKSFRDIPIIALTGNTEDNDIALTRESGMNAHLGKPVSREELLKTLSFWLAK, encoded by the coding sequence ATGATCTCGTTCAAAGAATTCAACGAAAAGATCCGGAGAAAAATTCTCTACATCCATGAGAATGCCGAACCGAACATTCCGGTTATGGGACTGTTCGGCCTTGTGGGCTTCCCGCTCTTCCATATCGTCTGGGCATATATTTTCCCGCAAAAATTCGAAAGCCTTGAATTACGGCTACTCATCGCGGTGCTCAGCATTCCCTGGTTCTTGCACGATCATCTTCCCCAAAGACTGAAACCCCTGTTCCCGCTCTACCTGCTGCTGTCGATATGGGTCATGATCCCTTTCTTTTTCTGCTTCATGCTACTCAAGAACGAATGGTCGATCGTCTGGACGATGTCTACCATTGCGGGCCTGTTCCTCATGATACTGCTCCTGAACGACTGGCGGCTCATAACCCTGCTGACCATATCCGCATACCTGACGGCCAGTCTTTCCGTATGGCTCATCGACGGCCATATCGGCTTTGCCCATTTCCAGCTTGAGTACATACCGATCATCGCCTTCGGTATCGTGGGCAGCATCATCTTCAGCCACAGAACGCAGATCGCGAACCAGACGAAAATATCTCTCCTGCACAGCCTCGGCGGCAGCATAGCGCATGAAATGAGAAATCCCTTGAACACGATCGTCAACGCAATGGGATCGCTTCAGTCGATACTTCCCGACAAACCCAGAACGAAGAACGTGGAACAGCAATACACGCTCAGCCGTTCCGGACTCATCAGCCTGCACAACGTCCTGGAGGAAAACACGGAAACCGTGCTTCGGGCAAACAAGATCATCGACTCGATTCTTCTGAGCATGCAGGGCAGATCGGTGGACCCGGCAAGTTTCAAGAAAAACTCCGTGAAGAACAGCATATTCAATGCCGTCAGCAGTTTCAGCTACAGCTCGCAGGATGACCGACAGCTTATCCTCGTAAACTCGGAGAATGATTTCGATTTCTTCGGCGACAAAGACCTGTTCATTTATGTACTCTTCAACCTCCTCAAGAACGCTCTCTATTACAAGGACAAGCCAGGCTTCCGCATAGTAATTTCTACCGGAAAGCGTAAAACGGGCAACACCGTCACCGTGCGCGACACGGGACCGGGCATTGCGGCGAAGAACATCGAAAGGATTTTCGACAGCTTCTTTACTTCCGGAAAAAAAGAGGGCGTCGGCCTGGGTCTGGCATTCTGCAAGCGGGTAATCAATTCTTTCGGCGGAGAGATAACCTGCCGTTCGAAAGAACATGAATGGACCGAGTTCACCATCAAGCTGCCGCGTTACGATTCCCCCGAAAGCGAGCAACTCAAACGGCAGGTGCTGCAAACAAAAAACATCCTCGTCGTCGACGACAATCAGGCAAACAGGCTCATTGCGTCGAAATACCTCGCCGAATGGAACTGCAGGATCACCCAGGCCGAAAACGGAGCCCAGGCGATATCGCTGCTTTCAAAGAAAAAATTCGATCTCGTGCTGATGGACGTCGAAATGCCGGTAATGAAAGGCGACGAGGCGACCAGACGCATCCGCTCAGGAGCGCTGCAATCCTCGTTCAACAGCAGGGACATACCGATTGTCGGGATTTCGGCGCTTCCGGAACATGAAATCAGGCGGAAAACGCTTGGTGCCGGAATGAACGGTTTCATCCCGAAACCGATCTCGAAAAATGCTCTCCAGAGAATTGTCGAGCAATATTTCTTTACCGAACAAACGCCGGCGGCGCTCTATTCTACCGAAACCGCGCTGGAAGGCACGAGCATTCTCGTCGTGGACGACAATCTCACCAGCAGAAAATACCTGGGCGCCATTCTGGAACGCATGGGCGCGAACGTGTCGCAGGCTGAAAACGGCCAGGAAGCGATTGCGTGCCTCGAGCGGAAAGATTACGACGTCGTGCTTCTCGATATGGAAATGCCCGTGCTGAACGGCCTTGAAACCGCCAGAAAAATCAGGGATGGGTCCTGTTTCGCAAGATTCAAGTCGTTCCGCGATATTCCGATCATCGCCCTGACCGGCAACACGGAGGACAACGACATTGCGCTCACGCGCGAAAGCGGCATGAACGCTCATCTGGGAAAACCTGTTTCCAGAGAAGAGCTGCTTAAAACCCTCTCGTTCTGGCTTGCAAAATAA
- a CDS encoding DinB family protein yields the protein MRKPYGMGADALVFSAIRGRGEAERDGKILDLVQKAFLSVLQGETFASNEARPLDMAALANYARNVLRDAARYHEGLDSAMLERIIELPWQGQIGEKLGFEIRSPRLGEVLVQVLVHTAYHRGQVNMRLREIGIDPSMTDYMAWVWAGKPSAAWFSE from the coding sequence TTGCGCAAGCCATACGGAATGGGGGCGGATGCGCTGGTGTTTTCAGCGATTCGCGGTAGGGGAGAGGCTGAAAGGGACGGAAAGATTCTCGATCTTGTGCAGAAAGCGTTTCTGAGTGTTTTGCAAGGGGAGACTTTCGCCTCTAATGAAGCGCGGCCGCTCGACATGGCCGCGCTCGCGAACTATGCGAGGAACGTGCTTCGCGATGCCGCACGGTATCACGAGGGGCTTGATTCCGCGATGCTTGAACGCATCATCGAACTGCCTTGGCAGGGGCAGATCGGTGAAAAGCTCGGTTTCGAGATCAGGAGCCCCAGACTCGGCGAGGTGCTAGTGCAGGTACTCGTGCATACGGCTTATCATCGCGGGCAGGTGAACATGCGGCTTCGCGAAATCGGCATCGATCCGTCCATGACGGATTATATGGCTTGGGTATGGGCGGGAAAGCCTTCTGCGGCCTGGTTTTCGGAGTGA
- a CDS encoding SPFH domain-containing protein, whose product MGVSTVIAVGIAALVIIAIFQTARIVPQKQVFIIERLGKYSSTLDAGFHILIPFLDKVAYKHSLKEVAVDVPAQTCITKDNIAVEVDGVLYMQVMDAKKASYGIEDYLFASSQLAQTTMRSEIGKLELDRTFEEREAINAAIISAVDKASDPWGVKITRYEIKNITPPQTVRDALEKQMRAEREKRAAIAESEGQRQSKINIAEGERQQAIALSEGEKQKRINEAEGRAKEIELVSIATAEGIRKIAETINEPGGNDAVNLRVAEQYIKEFGNLAKESNTIIIPSTLSDVAGMVGSLTSLIKTTGKASD is encoded by the coding sequence ATGGGTGTATCAACGGTCATAGCAGTTGGAATTGCTGCTCTTGTCATCATTGCGATTTTCCAGACCGCCCGGATTGTTCCGCAAAAACAGGTTTTCATCATCGAGCGTTTGGGGAAATATTCCTCGACACTGGACGCAGGGTTCCATATTCTCATTCCTTTTCTGGATAAAGTGGCTTACAAGCATTCCCTGAAAGAAGTCGCCGTTGATGTTCCAGCACAAACCTGCATTACCAAGGATAACATCGCGGTTGAAGTTGATGGTGTGCTCTACATGCAGGTGATGGATGCGAAAAAAGCGAGTTACGGTATAGAAGATTATTTGTTCGCCTCGTCGCAGCTTGCCCAGACAACAATGCGTTCGGAGATTGGAAAGCTTGAGCTTGATAGAACTTTCGAAGAACGGGAGGCCATTAACGCCGCCATTATCTCCGCGGTTGACAAGGCTTCGGATCCCTGGGGGGTTAAAATCACCCGCTATGAAATAAAGAACATCACACCGCCTCAGACTGTCAGGGACGCTCTTGAAAAGCAGATGCGGGCTGAAAGAGAAAAGCGTGCGGCAATTGCTGAATCCGAGGGTCAGAGGCAGTCGAAAATCAATATTGCAGAGGGTGAAAGACAGCAAGCCATTGCTCTGTCTGAGGGCGAAAAACAAAAAAGAATCAATGAGGCTGAAGGTCGGGCAAAGGAAATCGAGCTTGTATCAATCGCCACTGCGGAAGGTATTCGCAAAATTGCCGAGACGATCAATGAGCCTGGAGGAAATGATGCCGTCAACCTTAGAGTGGCTGAACAGTATATCAAGGAATTCGGCAACCTCGCTAAAGAGAGCAATACGATCATAATTCCCTCCACCCTCAGCGATGTTGCGGGAATGGTTGGCTCGCTGACGAGTTTGATCAAAACGACCGGAAAAGCATCCGATTAA
- a CDS encoding type 1 glutamine amidotransferase has product MPKPLLIVKNITHEGPGLLSGLIETYGITVHTVDLSNGEPYPDPRNFSAVVTLGGPWSANDRTGIMLDELEKTRVVLDEDIPYLGVCLGMQVLAKAAGGTIRTCETKETGFFAPDEAPFTLELTPEGRRDPLFDDLDDSLRVFQLHGETAIPAAGTRLLAEGAYCRNQVIKTAGRAYGIQSHFELTEPMFLAWLSIDSDLRSMDREKLIDDYRNIARAYETTGKTLLKNFLRIAKLI; this is encoded by the coding sequence GTGCCGAAACCGCTTCTGATCGTCAAGAACATTACACATGAAGGACCGGGACTTCTTTCCGGACTGATCGAAACATACGGCATCACCGTTCACACCGTCGACCTTTCGAACGGAGAACCCTACCCCGACCCGAGAAACTTTTCAGCCGTCGTCACGCTCGGCGGACCCTGGAGCGCCAACGATCGCACCGGGATCATGCTGGATGAGCTCGAAAAAACACGCGTCGTTCTCGACGAGGACATTCCATATCTTGGGGTATGCCTGGGAATGCAGGTGCTGGCGAAAGCAGCCGGCGGAACGATCCGGACCTGTGAAACGAAGGAAACCGGCTTCTTCGCTCCCGACGAAGCTCCCTTCACCCTTGAACTGACGCCGGAAGGCCGGCGAGATCCGCTTTTCGACGATCTCGACGACAGCCTCAGGGTATTCCAGCTTCACGGAGAAACCGCAATTCCCGCCGCTGGAACCCGTCTTCTGGCCGAAGGAGCCTACTGCAGGAACCAGGTCATAAAAACGGCGGGCCGCGCCTACGGCATCCAGTCGCATTTCGAGCTCACCGAACCGATGTTTCTCGCATGGCTTTCCATAGACAGTGATTTGCGCTCGATGGACCGGGAAAAGCTGATCGACGACTACCGGAATATCGCCCGTGCTTACGAAACCACAGGCAAGACCCTGCTGAAAAACTTTTTGCGGATAGCCAAGCTTATCTGA
- the cqsA gene encoding alpha-hydroxyketone-type quorum-sensing autoinducer synthase, translating into MSVESVPRDEVRAVSRKATKPLPDFIEEKLGKCQEETFSPRKNGKPLVLGNRNPGPGSVVLQSNDYLNISKHPEITRAQIELLEDAGRELVMSAVFLHEGSDKFLFEKAMADFVGFESAVLCQSGWAANVGLMQVIADESTPVYIDFFTHMSLWEGINVSGATPYAFRHNDPGHLERMVKEHGPGIVLVDSLYSTIGDIAPLKDIIDISEQYGCASVVDESHSLGTHGHHGAGLIDQFGLTARVHFITASLAKAFAGRAGVIFSSAHFAKYYPYLAYPAIFSSALLPHEIAGLRTTLDVIRRGDDRRAKLHENARFFRDGLRELGYNIVSDSQIIAIESGLESDTELFRDALEERDVFGSVFLTPATPKNRSLMRFSLHSGLRRDELEYVLKVCAEIRDEVNMWNWKSTIKGSAKRSG; encoded by the coding sequence ATGTCAGTAGAAAGTGTGCCCAGGGATGAAGTGAGGGCAGTGTCTCGAAAGGCAACAAAGCCGCTGCCGGATTTTATCGAGGAAAAACTCGGAAAATGCCAGGAAGAAACCTTCAGCCCGAGGAAAAACGGCAAGCCGCTCGTGCTCGGAAACAGGAATCCAGGGCCGGGGTCTGTTGTGCTTCAGAGCAACGACTACCTGAATATTTCGAAACATCCCGAGATTACCCGCGCCCAGATCGAACTGTTGGAGGATGCCGGCAGGGAGTTGGTCATGTCGGCCGTTTTTCTGCACGAAGGGAGCGACAAGTTTCTTTTTGAAAAAGCCATGGCCGATTTCGTCGGCTTCGAAAGCGCCGTGCTCTGCCAGTCAGGATGGGCCGCCAATGTCGGCCTGATGCAGGTTATCGCCGACGAAAGCACCCCGGTATACATCGATTTCTTCACTCACATGTCCCTCTGGGAAGGGATCAACGTTTCCGGTGCGACCCCCTATGCCTTCCGGCACAACGATCCCGGCCATCTCGAACGTATGGTGAAGGAGCATGGGCCGGGCATCGTACTTGTGGACTCGCTCTACAGCACCATCGGCGATATCGCTCCGTTGAAGGACATTATCGATATCTCCGAACAGTACGGTTGCGCTTCGGTCGTGGACGAATCCCATTCCCTCGGGACGCACGGCCATCACGGCGCGGGACTGATCGATCAGTTCGGTCTTACCGCCAGGGTTCACTTCATTACCGCCAGTCTGGCGAAGGCTTTCGCCGGAAGGGCGGGCGTTATTTTCTCTTCAGCTCATTTCGCGAAGTACTATCCCTATCTTGCCTATCCGGCGATTTTCAGTTCCGCCTTGCTTCCGCATGAGATTGCCGGTCTCAGGACGACCCTCGACGTGATCCGGCGGGGTGACGACAGGCGGGCGAAGCTTCACGAAAACGCGCGATTTTTCCGCGACGGCCTTCGCGAACTCGGCTACAACATCGTGAGCGATTCGCAGATCATCGCCATCGAGAGCGGTCTCGAAAGCGATACGGAGCTTTTCCGCGACGCTCTCGAGGAACGCGATGTGTTCGGTTCGGTGTTTCTTACCCCGGCCACCCCGAAGAACCGTTCTCTCATGCGTTTTTCGCTGCATAGCGGCCTGCGGAGGGATGAGCTGGAATACGTTCTGAAGGTCTGCGCGGAGATTCGCGACGAGGTGAACATGTGGAACTGGAAGTCCACCATCAAAGGCAGCGCCAAAAGAAGCGGCTGA